From the Leptolyngbyaceae cyanobacterium genome, the window GGAAGGGATCGATCGACATTTACTAGCAGCCGTGAAAGGAAACAAATCCTTAGCCAAACGGCTGCTGGCTCACGCCAAAGAACGGTATCCCGGTAAATCCGAGCGTTGGTATGCAGAAAAAGTGATTTACGATTTAGAACGCGATCGCGCAGGCGGAAGAGGCTCTCCCAGATATATGAGTAAACGAGAATTACGAGAGAACCTTTTCCTCGCTGGTTCTTTTTTGTTCGTTATTAATGGTCTCTCTACTTTGCTCAATCGCTTATTCGGAAGATAAAAAAACTATCAACAATCGAGCGGGATACTTAAGGAAACAGATAATTTACGGGCTGCCAAAAATTAAACAAATCATACCTGACACCATTCTCAACCAGACCTGAAAATCTGGGTTTATGAACGAACAATTTAAACGATTGTTCGATGATGTATAACCCAGAAACCCGGTTTCTTTATACCGCAATCATTAAGAAAATATAGCGATCCTATTTAAGTAATCAACCCCACCCTAGCCCTCCCCTTACCAAGGGGAGGGTTGGGTGGGGTTTAGTTGTTCGCAATTCATTTAGGATCGCTATATTCAACTTATATACAATATCATTTGATTTTGCTTTCACTTCTATTTAAGAGAAATACACTCAATAAAAATCTAAAAAATAATCAAAATTTCTGTTGGCGATTTGCTGTAGAAATTTTTCACCTTGCCAACAAAAATGTAATTTGCATATTAATTATGTCCGATACGCGATTCCCTATGCCCAAATAACCATCTTTTGATACAGTTAATGAATCTTCGTGAAAATCTCCTGCAAATTTCAGGTTTCCATTAAATGACAGCTACCATCTCCATTAACAACAACAATCGACTTTCCCTCAAACCCTTAGAAATACCCACTCGCCTGCTGCTTGGCCCCGGCCCATCCAATGCCCATCCTGCCGTACTTGAGGCGATGAATACTTCGCCAGTCGGACACCTCGACCCCGCATTTCTGGCGTTGATGGATGAGATTCAAACCTTACTACGCTATGTTTGGCAGACGGAAAACCCCCTCACCATTGCGGTTAGCGGTACGGGTTCGGCAGCAATGGAAGCAACGATTGCCAATTCCGTTACACCACGAGATGTCGTGTTAGTGGGTGTAACCGGATACTTCGGCAACCGCTTAGTTGATATGGCGGGACGATACGGTGCTGATGTGCGAATTATTAGCAAACCTTGGGGACAAGTTTTCGGTATTGAGGAACTCCGCACCGCTTTACAAACTCATCGTCCAGCTATTTTAGCTTTAGTTCATGCGGAAACATCCACCGGTGCGCGTCAACCTTTGGAAGGCGTGGGGGAATTATGTCGGGAATTCAATTGTTTGCTATTAGTTGATAGTGTCACTAGTTTGGGTGGCGTACCCCTATTTCTGGATGACTGGGGAGTTGATTTAGCTTACAGCTGTAGCCAAAAAGGTTTGGGTTGTCCTCCCGGCGCTTCTCCATTTACGATGAGTCCTCGTGCAATGGAAAAATTGCAACAACGGGGTACGAAAGTCGCTAATTGGTATTTGGATATGAATTTATTATCCAAATATTGGGGAAGCGAACGCATTTATCATCACACCGCGCCAATTAATCTATATTATGCTTTGCGGGAAGCACTGCGTTTAATTGCAGAAGAAGGGGTAGAAAATTGTTGGCAACGTCATCAAAAAAATGTCGAATATCTTTGGCAAGGTTTAGAAGATTTGGGATTGAGTTTGCACGTTGCAAAAGAGTTTCGCTTACCAACTTTGACCACCGTTCGCATTCCCGATGGCGTGGATGGTAAAGCAATTTCCCAGAAGTTGCTTAACGAATATGGCATTGAAATTGGCGGCGGATTGGGAGAGTTAGCCGGTAAAGTGTGGCGGGTTGGTTTAATGGGTTTCAACAGTCGCCCTGAAAATGTCGATCGGCTTTTAGCAGCGATGAAAGAGGTTTTAGCGAAGTAGTAAGCGCCTTTTATGATGTTGATGAGTTCGTAGTTGCGCTGTTTTCGCCAAAGCGTAGCTACGAACTACAGTTATTTATGTTCAACTAGATTAATAAAAAATATGATTCGATGTTAACCTGATATTGGCTTTCAAAAAAATGTGGCTTTAGCAATTAAATTTACTATGAGTAATATCACGATTCAAAATTTTGATGATGACCTGAAAAATCGCCTGCAAAAAC encodes:
- a CDS encoding alanine--glyoxylate aminotransferase family protein; translated protein: MTATISINNNNRLSLKPLEIPTRLLLGPGPSNAHPAVLEAMNTSPVGHLDPAFLALMDEIQTLLRYVWQTENPLTIAVSGTGSAAMEATIANSVTPRDVVLVGVTGYFGNRLVDMAGRYGADVRIISKPWGQVFGIEELRTALQTHRPAILALVHAETSTGARQPLEGVGELCREFNCLLLVDSVTSLGGVPLFLDDWGVDLAYSCSQKGLGCPPGASPFTMSPRAMEKLQQRGTKVANWYLDMNLLSKYWGSERIYHHTAPINLYYALREALRLIAEEGVENCWQRHQKNVEYLWQGLEDLGLSLHVAKEFRLPTLTTVRIPDGVDGKAISQKLLNEYGIEIGGGLGELAGKVWRVGLMGFNSRPENVDRLLAAMKEVLAK